The following are encoded together in the Apodemus sylvaticus chromosome 11, mApoSyl1.1, whole genome shotgun sequence genome:
- the Sowahb gene encoding ankyrin repeat domain-containing protein SOWAHB has translation MAGELSQEALLDFLCQAGGRVRNAELLSHFKSFLRDPHVPPAQLQERRELFKGFVNSVAAVRQDPDGTKYVVLKRRYRDLLGEDGLQRPAPADGQPRNHCRRDPEPQKPRAAAGTRVDVGGDELVGSSARKATGPDPSPEDSPSQRTPGPEAAQARGRCAAVGTRGRCCWECQQNGWRQPPPEDLGDPAAACEKPERAAPARDDLGAPGWLREGAAAERSPVSVTSVWPPAAVEAAGSPTSPPALPAPSGEPLELFTAGSPNHSSQQLQQQQQRTREWVARCPQVPEAGIQGPTRAWSVLPDNFLQLSSETASGVPETNSALPEPALSFHSLLPGVPDESSESWPGNAPPTVFRSIRCQLSLQDLDDFVDQESQESEESSSGPKESPGTPEEGLQPVPRTFFWGELKDPVEDLFVSPNEGSSYLIRPGLKNRGNAPSFRKAPAVAKSLGDHLQEPFPAPKFRRSVRRSSRTGRTKSPSSSDEEHLDEDLLKRSRRPPRSRKPSKAGALPSPRADVVLIQKLVDANAVASQPYSSWVPSRDGSAALIPHRPSEHRSPLVPLDAREHEWIVRLASGSWLQVLTLFWEDPQLALHRDFLTGYTALHWIAKHGDLSALQDLVSGAQKAGIALDVNVRSSCGYTPLHLAAIHGHQGVIKLLVQRLASRVNIRDCSGKKPWQYLNSNVSGETWQLLGAPRGKPIFPVYSLVRSSSPARKVKSREVSRNVTRKTSLAALLKTQHNKWKLASQYEKFHTPKEREEYSD, from the coding sequence ATGGCGGGAGAGCTGAGCCAGGAGGCACTGCTGGACTTTCTGTGCCAGGCCGGGGGCCGAGTGCGTAACGCAGAGCTGCTGAGCCACTTCAAGAGCTTCCTGCGCGACCCTCACGTGCCTCCAGCTCAGCTGCAGGAGCGTCGCGAGCTCTTCAAGGGCTTCGTGAACTCGGTGGCCGCAGTGCGCCAGGACCCCGACGGCACCAAGTATGTGGTGCTCAAGAGGAGGTACAGGGACCTGCTGGGGGAGGACGGCCTGCAGCGACCCGCCCCCGCAGACGGACAGCCTCGGAACCACTGCCGCCGTGACCCGGAGCCACAGAAGCCGCGGGCAGCTGCGGGGACCCGGGTGGACGTAGGTGGCGATGAGTTAGTGGGCAGCAGCGCGCGGAAGGCGACCGGGCCAGACCCCAGTCCGGAGGACAGCCCGAGCCAGAGGACACCGGGGCCGGAGGCTGCTCAAGCCAGAGGCAGGTGTGCGGCGGTGGGGACGCGGGGACGCTGCTGCTGGGAGTGCCAGCAGAATGGCTGGAGACAGCCGCCGCCGGAAGATCTCGGAGACCCTGCAGCCGCCTGCGAGAAGCCCGAGCGCGCTGCGCCTGCCCGGGATGACCTCGGAGCTCCGGGGTGGCTGCGGGAAGGAGCGGCGGCCGAGCGCTCGCCGGTGTCTGTAACGTCTGTCTGGCCTCCGGCCGCCGTCGAGGCTGCTGGCAGCCCGACGTCCCCGCCCGCTCTCCCGGCTCCCTCCGGAGAGCCGCTGGAGCTGTTTACTGCCGGCTCCCCGAACCATTCAagccagcagctgcagcagcagcagcagcgcacTCGAGAGTGGGTAGCCAGATGCCCGCAGGTGCCCGAGGCCGGGATCCAGGGTCCCACTCGCGCCTGGTCGGTGTTGCCAGACAATTTCCTTCAGCTATCTTCAGAAACCGCCTCTGGGGTCCCGGAGACCAACTCGGCGCTGCCAGAGCCCGCTCTGTCTTTTCATTCTCTCCTTCCCGGGGTTCCTGACGAATCCTCTGAATCCTGGCCGGGGAACGCTCCACCTACTGTCTTTCGAAGCATTCGTTGTCAGCTGTCCCTACAGGATCTGGACGACTTTGTAGATCAAGAGAGCCAGGAGAGTGAGGAGAGCAGCAGTGGACCCAAAGAATCTCCCGGAACCCCCGAAGAGGGGCTGCAACCTGTCCCGAGAACGTTCTTTTGGGGCGAGCTCAAGGATCCAGTCGAGGATCTGTTTGTGTCACCAAACGAAGGCAGCTCCTACCTGATCCGGCCGGGCCTCAAGAATAGAGGGAATGCGCCCAGCTTTCGGAAGGCCCCAGCAGTGGCTAAAAGCCTTGGAGACCACCTGCAGGAGCCCTTCCCTGCCCCCAAGTTCCGGAGGTCTGTCAGGAGGAGCTCTCGAACAGGGAGAACCAAATCTCCTTCTTCCTCAGATGAGGAGCATCTTGATGAGGACTTGTTGAAAAGGAGTCGGCGCCCACCTCGGTCCAGGAAACCTTCCAAGGCAGGAGCCCTGCCCAGCCCAAGAGCGGATGTTGTTTTGATACAGAAATTGGTAGATGCTAATGCTGTGGCCAGTCAGCCATACTCCTCATGGGTCCCAAGCAGAGATGGATCTGCAGCCCTGATACCCCACAGACCTTCTGAGCACAGGTCACCCCTTGTCCCCCTAGATGCCAGAGAGCATGAGTGGATTGTGAGGCTTGCCAGTGGTTCCTGGTTACAAGTACTGACGTTGTTCTGGGAGGACCCCCAGCTGGCTTTGCACAGAGACTTCCTGACTGGGTACACAGCCTTGCACTGGATAGCAAAGCATGGTGACCTGAGTGCCCTTCAGGACTTGGTCTCTGGAGCCCAGAAGGCAGGGATTGCACTAGATGTAAACGTGAGGTCCAGCTGCGGCTATACCCCACTGCACCTCGCAGCTATTCACGGGCACCAGGGAGTCATCAAATTGCTAGTGCAAAGACTGGCTTCTCGGGTGAACATTCGGGACTGCAGTGGCAAGAAGCCGTGGCAGTATCTGAACAGCAATGTCTCTGGGGAAACGTGGCAGCTCCTGGGTGCACCCCGGGGCAAACCTATCTTCCCTGTCTATTCCTTAGTCCGAAGCTCTTCCCCAGCCAGGAAGGTGAAGAGCCGGGAAGTGTCTAGAAATGTCACCCGGAAGACCTCATTGGCTGCCCTGCTCAAAACTCAGCACAACAAATGGAAATTGGCCAGCCAATATGAGAAATTCCACACcccaaaggagagagaagaatacAGTGACTGA